GGTTTCCATGCAAGCTTTCACTGACCTTTGAGTTTCTGTCCCGGCTCGATTTGCACCGAGAAGCCAAAGTCGGTGAGTTTGATGTTCATCTCGTCGTCTAAAAGGATGTTCTCAGGCTTCAGGTCCCGGTGGACGATGTTCTGGCTGTGGAGAAACTGGACCACGTCCAGCAGAGCACGCATGATATTCCTAAAACCAACACACAACAAACTCTTTTAAGAATtaggagaaaataaataaattgttcaAATAGTGATATATAACACGCTCGCTGACCTGGTTTCCTTCTCACTCAGAGTGACTTTCTCTGTGAGGTAGTCAAAAAGTTCACCTCTCTTCATCCTGCGaggaaaaatataaaacatttgaatagCTGCTGCTTGAATTTCTTTAATCAATCTTAATAAAACTTGAGATTTGACACTCACAGGTCGAAAACCAGGAAGAAGAAGGCGTTGGACACATAGCAGTCTTTGAGCTGTACTGGAGACGAGAGAGACATTTGAGGTGCATTCAGTATTAAATGAAGACGGACAAAACAAAGAGGACTCTTTATAGATGGATCACCTGAGAGCAAAGGTCAATACTGACCATAACTGAGCAGGTTAGTGAGACAAAGTCCAGACAAGCTGTTTTTAGCATACAATATTtctcaatattgataaaaataataatcgtgattatcattttggccataatcgtgcagctctAGAATGAATGTGCTTACTGATGTTTTCCCCTCCGCTCACTTTCTTCAGGATGTCGATCTCCTTCACCGTCGCCTCTCTGAGCTCCTCAATCTCCTGCGGGGTGGTCTTGTCCGAGGGGGTGATGTCGATGATCTTCACCGCGTACTCCTGAGACGTCCGTTTGTTGATGCAGCGACGCACCACGCTGCTCACTCCCCTGAGGAAGAGAAAACATTTGTTATCAACAGCTTTGTCAGGTTACTTATTTCTTCAGGGGTTAATGTTTGTACAGCTGGActcaaagaaaacatgtttgcGTGCTTTGGTCAAGAATTTCGGCAACTAACTGAAAATTACTTTTTCCATGTTCATCCTATATTCTAATCTTATCTATGGAGGAGTAGCCCTATCTTGATGTGATGAGCATAAAGGGAAAGATTGTAATTTCTATCTATGAAATTCATTTCAGAGGATCATTTAGAGGACACTAACTCCGTCCCCCTGTTTGTGAAACTGGCTGAGCCATGTGAGGAGCACTAGAGCAGCTGAACACATTGTCCAAATCCGGTGACCTTGTGACCTGCATGTGAGAAAGGGAGGGAAATTACGTAATCTATACAGCCCAATCCTGGGCAGCTCTCAACACTAAACCGTGGTTCAAAAACACGCTGGAGTTAATGAATGCAGCCTCCTCGAACACTGTGTGCTTTACGTAACAGCACCACCCTCTGACAGATGGTGGGTGGTGGGGAATGACAATGAGACAGAGAGCCTTGACATTTCTCAGGGACTTCTGGGAAACCATTCGGCTTGTTTCTGCTCTCTGCACACCAACAGTGTCTCAATCAAATAAACATTACTAATGTGTTGAGCTGTATTATATTGTGATGTGCTGTTAAATATAGAAACTGGGAAAAGTTGTGAATTTCTAGaccacaaatttaaaaaaatgttttttaaccaTGCTATCCACATACATTgtggtttgacattttgtggaAATAAATATGATTCTTAAATTAGCCTACAGTACAGAAGGGTTGAACCCTTCTGTACTGTAGGCTAATTTAAGACTTTATAAACATACCTTCCCAGAACCTCCTTGGACTCGTACTTGTCGTAGAACTCCTGGGCTCCCACCCAGTCGGGGATCTCGTCCTCTTTGGTCATGATTGCTGTGACGCTGCTTCACCAACTGCTCTCCTCTCACAGCTCACAACAGGTCGCTGACAGAAactgtatttttaaaagacACAACACAGCTTTAGGTGTAACAATGTTATCAGAGAGGGGAAAGTACGAATAATAAAAGTACATATTTAGCATCATGTGGAGCcctatattgttatatattatgtttagggatgcaccgatccgacttattcattcctgataccgatagcaatacctgggctttgggcgagtaccgatccgataccagtgtttgattaattagctgtatgtctcactgggtagaagtgactgggatcattcttttatgtgtaaggcaacatcagacttgactttatatatatacatatatatatatatatatatatgtatatatatatacatatatatatataatatatatatatatatatatatatatatatatatatatatatatatatatatatatgtatatatatatatatatatataaatttcctgaattgttatttattattaaaataataaattgtacaccagcaacttggtaaaaaaatcttcaaaattaacagtaattacaattcaagtaaaCTTTTTAATGtggcaacaaattggtcaaaacttaaatagGTTCAGTTCATTTCAACCCAAATACAATTTTTCTTAGAAACAAATGCCTCTCCAGAAATATCGCAAGCCACATTATGGGAGACTCTTAAAGTGTACCTCCGAGGACAAATTATTGGTTATTCCTCCGCAGTCAAGAGGGAAAAACAATCCAAATTATATGATATTTCTCAACGAATCCTAGATATTGACTCAAAATATGCCCAATCCCCGACACCTGATCTCTATAAAGAACGTTTAGGACTACAAACTGAATTTAATCTTTTATCCACTGATGAGGCAGTACGCCTCCTCTTGAAATCCAGACATAAGGTCTATGAATTTGGAGATAAAGCGAGTAGATTATTAATGCAAGCTCGTCAAGCAGCTACTGCTCGTTCAATCACACAGATCCAGTCACACACAGGAGATATGTTAATAGATCATGACGAcataaatacaacttttttacaattttattcTAACCTCTATACGTCGGAATGTAGTGATGATCctggtctcacacacaccttcttTGAAAACTTGACTATTCCCACTGTGTCAGAAGAACACAATGCCAATCTTTGTGCGGACATTTCGATCTCTGAAATCATCATTGCCATTAAGTCTATGCAAAATAACAAGTCGCCTGGCCCTGATGGCTTTACAACTGAATTTTATAAAAAGTTTTCACTTCAATTGGCACCATTCCTTCAAGCGATGTATAAAGAGGCACTCTCCACAGGAATTCTTCCTTTGACCTTGAGACAGGCCTCCATCTCTCTTCTAGCAAAGAAAGATAAAGATCCAGTGCTATGCACATCGTATCGCCCTATTTCTTTACTAAATGTAGATTTTAAAGTGTTATCCAAGGTCTTAGCTAAGCGTCTGGAGTGTGTTGTTCCAGATATTGTTTCGCCTGACCAGACAGGCTTCATCCAGGGCCGGCATTTTTATTCAAGTTTAAGAAAACTACTCAATGTTGTCCACTCGGCCCGGCCTAAGTGTCCTGAGGCAGTGATTTCGCTCGATGCTGAGAAGGCCTTTGACCGGGTCGAGTGGAAATACCTTTTCTTTGCTCTCCACAAATTTGGCTTTAAAGACGAATTCATTGCCTGGATCAAATTGCTGTATTCCTCTCCCCTTGCGGCTGTTATCTCTAATAATACTCTGTCGAGTTACTTCTCCCTTGGAAGGGGGACAAGACAGGGGtgtcccctctcccctctcttgtTTGCATTGGCCATTGAGCCCCTAGCAACAGCACTGCGACATTGTCAGGACTTTAAGGGCATATATCGAGGTGGGCAGGAGTTCAAAGTATCCCTTTACGCAGATGATCTGCTTCTGTATGTCTCTGATCCAGCACTATCACTCCCCTATATTTTGGATACCCTGAATACATTTGGAAAAATTTCGGGttataaattaaatttacaaaatagtgaacttttttctttaaattctGAGACAGACGCTCTCCCTTCTAGCGTTTCCCCCTTTAAAATAGTCAGAGAGGGTTTTAAATACTTAGGAATTGAGGTAACTCGTTCCTTCCCGGCTACTTTCACAAAAAACTTCTCTGCTCTTCTTAGTAAATGTAAGCAGGACATGAACCGTTGGGAATCTTTACCTTTGTCATTGGCGGGGCGCATTGGCTTAATTAAAATGATAGTTTTACCAAAATTTTTATACCTTTTCCAAAACATCCCCATCCTaattaaaaaatcatttttcaaaacacttgataaaagtattatctCTTTTATATGGGGGAATAAGCCTAGTCGGATCAGCAAGACTCTTCTCCAAAGACCAAAGCGCTCAGGAGGTCTAGCATTGCccaatttccttttttattattggGCATGCAACATTCAGAAGTTAATTCACTGGTTCGAAGACAAACCGATAACAGAAAAGGCAGACTGGGTCCAGGTGGAGTTCTCATCATGCCAACACCACTTGGGCTCGGTGGTCAGTGCAGCCTTGCCCCTTCTTTGCAACAATCTGAGTTCAAACATAATAGTTAATCACTCTATACGAATATGGGCTCAGTTTAGAAGGCATTTTGGTCTGCAGGGGACCTCTATCCTCTCCCCCATTAAGTCTAATCACATGTTCATTCCTTCCTGTACAGACTCTGCATTTACCTTATGGTTTGATAAAGGTATTAGGTCAATCAATAATCTATATGTGGAGGGTACCTTTGCATCTTTCTCTCAGTTATCCCAAATTTATGACCTACCTAAGAACCATTTCTTTCGTTACTTACAGATCAGGAGCTTTGTACGAAAGATATTTAACTCATTTCCGGATGAACCCATAAAATCGCATGTCGACCACCTCCTCGAACTGACTCCAGATAGCAGAGGATTCATATCCCAGGTTTATGAGCTCATTAACAACATCAATCCACGCTCtactgaacatttaaaaaaggcCTGGGAATCTGATTTTGGAATGGTTTTAACAGATGACCAGTGGGACACTGTCTTGGATTTGGTACACACATCGTCTACGTCAGCTAGGCATGGCTTAATACAACTGAAGATCGTACACAGAGTTCACTTTACTAATGCAAGATTGGCAAAGATCTATCCaaatgttgatcctctatgtccTCGATGTAGAGGCCAACCAGCAGACTTAATGCACATGTTTTGGCTATGCTCGAATCTCTCCACCTTCTGGATAAgtatttttaaagcttttagcAAAATGTTTGGAACCCAATTCGACCCGGACCCAATTTGTGCCCTCTTTGGTTTAATACCAAGGGAATCCAGCGCTCGTCTACCGGGCAAGGCCTGTGTGGTCGTTGGTTTTACTACACTCCTTGCGAGACGTTTGATTCTCCTAAAATGGAAACAACGCACCCCTCCATCCTTTTCTCACTGGGTCAAAGAGGTTATGTATTtcttaaaactagaaaaaattaaatacaccCTGAAAGGTTCCTCTCAAACTTTTGCTAAGATATGGAGGCCCTTTTTGGATTTTTAGGACTCTCTGCAGGAACCCCTTGACGAAGAGTAGAGTGGAAAACATGAACGTCATATTACAGTAGTGAGCAGCCCCCCTCCccccttcttttttctctttatcttatttttatttatttgtttatttttttttttcattttatttttctctctttataagttattttcctaattatttcttccccctctcttttgtttattgtttatcttTCCTTCATGCAACTAAAAGTATACTGTAACCTGTGACCctatgggtgggtgggtgggtaggGAGGGGGATAGGGAAGGGAATTTGGACTTAACTCTGTAAACAGATCTGATGaatgatatttattttgtttgatttatacatgtttctgtatctattatttttgtgggataaaatctgtgaaaatcaataaaacatatttacaaaaaaaaaaaaaacttaaataggAATTAAAAtaccagtatataatgtatatacagtattatataaaCCTAAAAtggaattgaatagatcggcctaATTGTTACCGATACACAATCCGGTATCGGTTCATCCCTAATTAtgtttataaattattatagctgattttaataatattttatgcaaaaatgccaaaggtgctggttgcagctTCTCAACACTGAGGATTTACTGCTCTtctcatatatttatatagctgtaaatttaatattttggggtttcAGACTGCTGGTTGGCTATCTCTTTGGGCTCTGAGAAATTATGAggggctttttttttacatttcataatGGGGATGATTACTAATCACAGATTAATCTTTAACAATACATCAGGTTTTATGACCCTGTCATATGGTTTGTATGTAACATGTCCACATAAACtataaacacatactgtacagtggagtaaaaagtgcaatcaTTTCTTCTGCAATGTAGTGGAGTGGAAGTATAAAAGAGAATGCAATGGAAATACTCTAGCATATTAGAGATTTAGACTGAGAAGCAACTACAGGGCTTTCTCCTGGACTAAGGGTTACATtaaaattacttattttatgAACTTACCATATTCTTAAAATGAAAGGTTTAAGAGAGTTTCAAGGTGTTCAATGGTGCAGATGGACGCATATATCTTAGGCTGGTCTCCACAGGTATTTGTAATAGGCTATTACAGTAGGCCAAGACATTCAAATGTCAGCTGTGTCTCACTCATGTTGATTCTAACAGTGTCACAGTGTATTAACTAGACCTCCCTCTCGTCCTCTGTCACTATTTGACCTTTAAAGGGCtccactaataaataaataaagaaaaacgcTTGGTCACTCACCGTGCCGGTCAGTCCCTGCAGTTATATAGGTCATCCATCATTATCACAATGTgtcagagagagacggacaaaGAGCTCCTGTCAGACCCCGGTGCTGTTGCAGCTCTGTGGGGCTGCTGTCATTGCAGAGGAAGGGTGAGCTTTAATGtcagatgccaaaaataaattgttgcttccacagcagcagcaccacactCTGAACGCGTGTCTGCACAAAAACCAGATCCATGAAATAACACCCTGCAGCCCTTGAGCTCGCCATGAGACATTTAGggaggcgagagagagagagggagggagggagggagggagaaggagagacagagagagggttgTTCTACATTACCAACAGTACCCCCTCATGCAACATCTGAGACTGAAGTGACAGGACAGGTGCTGCTGGACCCTTGTGGCATCTAATTAAAGAAATTGTGttgtaaaaatataaatgattcTTAGAAAGCCCAGAGTAATAATACACATACCTCACATTGTTTTTATGATTCAAGTGCTTTATTATTTTGAAACCTAAACATGTTAGAAACCAACTGCAGACATCCGTAATCCAGAAACTGGTGATTGTTTTACAAGTTATTATGAGCAACAAATGCCATTCAGCGATTTAAATTAAGCACTAAAGctaatgaaaaacacacacaactgaaATCAACACACagcaaaatatataaacattatttataagaCTATCATAACAAATTCTGCAGCACTGTCCTGAGAATCAACGCGATGAGCTGTCTGATGAGAATCAGCTGTCAAACTAAAGCATGTTTATTGATCTATTGTGAATTAACACCTTAATATCCAGCATGGTTGCTTTATtacagtttgtgtgtgcgttTTCACTCTCCAGGTTTTCGTTTCAGTCTCATGACAGACCTGTGGAGAAAATAAAAGTTCAATTAGATAAGTTTTCAAACTTAGTTCCCATGATTTGTAATAATTTATTTGCCAAATTTAAAAATCCTTCAGTACAACGCCTCCCTATGGCCACAATGTGTATTGCAGCACATTACATCACATCATGACGTGCATGGTGCAAAGTCATCTGGCTATGACGTCTGGATgtcacctggtagagcgggtTCCCCATGTACCAAGGTTGAGCCCTTACCACAGCGGCccggggttcgaatccggcttgcgGCCCTTTGCTGTATGTCataccctctctctccccctttcataactatcactgtcactatctaataaaaggcaaaaaagcccaaaaaataatcttaagaAAAAGACATCTGGATGACTAAGTGCTTGTGCAATGCCTACTTATTTGGCAACAACAAGACTGCAGAGACAACAGACTGAATACTGATATAAACTAAGAATGTGAGTCtttcaaaagaaaaatgataATGCTACAGTTACATTAATGGGCCAAGACTGCACTGCTAGGCTGCCAGACAAACCTCTCAACAACCTGTAACTCCATTGATAATCTAATTTCATACAACTCCTCTTTTCACTCACCGTTAAAGGACTTGCACTCTCTCAGCACCTCACTGAAGCCCTCACAGAGCTTGTAGTCGCTCTGGTTTTGGGCACAATCGATGAACTGTTTGAGCTCATAGGAGCAGGCCCGCTGCTGCTGAGGGGCCTCCTGCTGGTACATGGATTGTGGCTGCTGCTGGTACATGGGCTGAGCTTGGTACGGCtgggcctgctgctgctgctcctgaaAGACACAAGACAGATGATGGGATCCTTCACACATCTACTGTACAAATGGTATTTTGAGGATAAgttctttatttttctgtcacaATGATAAAAGTGACATCTTCTCGTCAACACTACCAGATATTTTAACACATccataaaatattgaattgcccAACATGATGATATGCCAGGCAAGTGTCAAAACGTTTGAAGATGTCTCACATGCCAAGATATACGACATATGGCTAAGCTTTACATGTTTCCCTTGAGATTTGTTTTAAGTTTGTAGCCTACAAGCTACGAGTGATGTTTGTTCATCACTACTTTGCCTCCTCCACCAacccccaaaaaacaaacacacatgtttttttgttaccGCTACCTACCTATCACATGTCAGACACAGTAATCTGCCCCGAGGCTATTCCAGTCTTAAGAGCCGGCTAAACCACAGTTTGTTTACCTGGTATGTAACGTCAGGCTTGGCAGACTCTGAATTTCCTCCGCCGAAGCCTCCAGTCATGGCGTGGCCGATGGTGTGTCCTACTGCAGAGCCCACCGCCACTCCGGCAGCTGTAGTCGCCATCTGGGCAAACATACCCGGCTGCCTGggtgctgcagcagctggagcaCCCACTGCAGATGGAGCAGCATGCATTGGAGCCGGTGCATAGGAGGGAGGGGGTGCTGCCCTGGCCATAGGGGGTGGTGATGGTGGAGCCCGGCTGTAAAGAGAAAGTTAAAATTACAATCTCAACATGATCAACAACTGACACAACCTGTTATGTGGTGGTATCAGTCTTAAtggaaatatttaattaaaaagccAAGCTTTCTGTCTTTACACAGTCATCGGGGCAAAAGTTTGACAATGGGAAACCTCTGAGCTTAAAATTACATACATACAATTtggggaaccaaattatggagtagcttttcacatctatcaataaactgttcatctgtcaaatgtttaaaaagtcgcttaaagggtcatttaattggtcttgtaattgcttttcccccatggtgtccatgtatctgtttttatgttttttcccATTCACAATGTTGTTGACTACGattgcccagaagtctttatagatatttaaatcaatatcctcctcacagacactaaccatacacttccacgcaacacacttatcttttttgatatatttactgtattgttgttattatatatatcttgtcctaattgtttgtcatcactattatgtagtcatattatttatttatattcatacagccttaaattgtgcaaaacaaataaacaaagaaatacatACACATCTATGCACTTGATGAATCTTATACAAAAAGCTATTCAAAGTGATAAAACAGTAGAAAACATCAGTGCTATAACAAGTGAGTGTGAAACCTGTATGAAGCTCTGGCATGGTGTCACTTGAGGTCACATTAGAGCAACTTTAAAAGACCATGATGCAGATTACACACTGTCTGTGACCTTCAGTACATTTGTCAATGACTTTTGCACAATCACCAGTTTCCTGGTACAAAAGGAAGAGATTATGTTGAACAACAATAATCATGATAAGTTAGTTCAAGCTGCTGATTGTAGGTAAATATCCCTGACTAGCACGAGCTAACATACGTAGCTCTTTAAGCCTGCTAGCAGCTACATTAGCCTCCACATCATCCTCATGACCTGTTTTAACTATTTTATTAATCAAACGTTAAATATCAGATGTTACCTGGCTGGGGGAGCCATCCTGGAGGTCCTGCTTCTGCT
The Sebastes fasciatus isolate fSebFas1 chromosome 7, fSebFas1.pri, whole genome shotgun sequence genome window above contains:
- the chchd2 gene encoding coiled-coil-helix-coiled-coil-helix domain-containing protein 2 — encoded protein: MPRGSRSRTSRMAPPASRAPPSPPPMARAAPPPSYAPAPMHAAPSAVGAPAAAAPRQPGMFAQMATTAAGVAVGSAVGHTIGHAMTGGFGGGNSESAKPDVTYQQQQQAQPYQAQPMYQQQPQSMYQQEAPQQQRACSYELKQFIDCAQNQSDYKLCEGFSEVLRECKSFNGLS